One genomic segment of Salarias fasciatus chromosome 8, fSalaFa1.1, whole genome shotgun sequence includes these proteins:
- the LOC115393032 gene encoding transcription factor COE3-like isoform X1, translating into MFGIQDNLPRGATTNMKEEPLAVRSWMHSAGVVDANTAAQSGVGLARAHFEKQPPSNLRKSNFFHFVLALYDRQGQPVEIERTAYVDFVEKEKEPTGEKTNNGIHYKLQLLYSNGVRTEQDLYVRLIDSMTKQAIIYEGQDKNPEMCRVLLTHEIMCSRCCDKKSCGNRNETPSDPVIIDRFFLKFFLKCNQNCLKNAGNPRDMRRFQVVVSTTVNVDGHVLAVSDNMFVHNNSKHGRRARRLDPSEAATPCIKAISPSEGWTTGGATVILIGDNFFDGLQVVFGTMLVWSELITPHAIRVQTPPRHIPGVVEVTLSYKSKQFCKGAPGRFVYTALNEPTIDYGFQRLQKVIPRHPGDPERLPKEVLLKRAADLVEALYGMPHNNQEIILKRAADIAEALYSVPRNHNQIPSLGNTTSHGMMGVNSFSGQLAVNVSETTQVGYSRNTSSVSPRGYVPSSTPQQSNYGNTVSSSMNGYGNSGMPNIGVATSPGFLNGSTATSPYGSKYQVVPSSPTMAVSNCNSSHGVFSFSAAVKQKSAFAPVVRPPASPPPPPNCAANNGNGLQAMSGLVVPPM; encoded by the exons ATGTTCGGGATCCAGGACAACCTGCCCCGCGGGGCCACCACCAACATGAAGGAGGAGCCGCTGGCCGTGCGCTCCTGGATGCACTCGGCCGGCGTGGTGGACGCCAACACGGCCGCGCAGAG cggGGTGGGGCTGGCCCGCGCTCACTTCGAGAAGCAGCCTCCGTCCAACCTGAGGAAGTCCAACTTCTTCCACTTCGTGCTGGCGCTGTACGACCGGCAGGGCCAGCCGGTGGAGATCGAACGCACCGCGTACGTCGACTTCgtggagaaggagaag GAGCCGACCGGAGAGAAAACCAACAATGGGATTCATTacaagctgcagctgctgtacagtAACG GAGTGAGAACGGAGCAAGACCTGTACGTCCGCCTCATCGACTCCATGACCAAACAG GCCATCATCTACGAGGGTCAGGACAAGAACCCAGAGATGTGCCGAGTCCTGCTCACTCACGAGATCATGTGCAG CCGCTGCTGTGACAAGAAGAGTTGTGGAAACCGGAACGAGACGCCGTCGGACCCCGTCATCATCGACAG ATTCTTCTTAAAGTTCTTCCTGAAGTGTAACCAGAACTGTCTGAAAAACGCAGGAAACCCACGAGACATGCGGCGGTTtcag GTGGTGGTGTCGACCACGGTGAACGTGGACGGCCACGTTCTCGCCGTCTCCGACAACATGTTCGTACACAACAACTccaaacatggccgccgtgcCCGAAGACTGGACCCCTCTGAGG cAGCTACCCCCTGTATTAAAGCCATCAGTCCAAGTGAAGGCTGGACGACAGGTGGAGCCACCGTCATCCTCATCGGAGACAACTTCTTCGATGGACTGCAGGTGGTGTTTGGCACCATGTTGGTGTGGAGcgag CTCATCACTCCTCACGCGATCCGGGTGCAGACGCCTCCTCGGCACATTCCCGGGGTGGTGGAGGTCACGCTGTCCTACAAGTCCAAGCAGTTCTGTAAAGGAGCGCCGGGACGCTTCGTCTACACAG CTTTAAACGAGCCCACCATCGATTACGGCTTCCAGAGGTTACAGAAGGTCATCCCCCGTCATCCCGGAGACCCCGAGAGGCTGCCCAAG GAGGTGCTGTTGAAGCGAGCGGCTGACCTGGTGGAGGCGCTGTACGGGATGCCTCATAACAACCAG GAGATCATCCTGAAGCGAGCGGCCGACATCGCTGAGGCGCTTTACAGCGTTCCCAGGAACCACAATCAGATCCCGTCGCTAGGCAACACCACCTCCCACGGCATGATGGGAGTCAACTCGTTCAGCGGACAGCTGGCTGTCAACGTGTCCGAGACCACGCAAG TCGGTTACAGCCGGAACACCAGCAGCGTGTCGCCGCGGGGATACGTACCGAGCTCCACCCCCCAGCAGAGCAACTACGGCAACaccgtcagcagcagcatgaacgGATACGGGAACAGCGGCATGCCCAACATCGGCGTGGCAACGTCACCGGGCTTCCTCAACGGCTCCACGGCAACCTCCCCCTACGGCAGTAAGTATCAAG tggtGCCCTCCAGTCCCACCATGGCCGTGTCCAACTGCAACTCCTCCCACGGAGTCTTCTCCTTCTCCGCCGCCGTCAAACAGAAGAGCGCCTTCGCTCCGGTCGTCAGGCCTCCGgcgtctccgccgccgcctcccaaCTGCGCCGCCAACAACGGCAACGGGCTGCAGG CCATGTCCGGCCTCGTCGTCCCTCCAATGTAG
- the LOC115393032 gene encoding transcription factor COE3-like isoform X2, which yields MFGIQDNLPRGATTNMKEEPLAVRSWMHSAGVVDANTAAQSGVGLARAHFEKQPPSNLRKSNFFHFVLALYDRQGQPVEIERTAYVDFVEKEKEPTGEKTNNGIHYKLQLLYSNGVRTEQDLYVRLIDSMTKQAIIYEGQDKNPEMCRVLLTHEIMCSRCCDKKSCGNRNETPSDPVIIDRFFLKFFLKCNQNCLKNAGNPRDMRRFQVVVSTTVNVDGHVLAVSDNMFVHNNSKHGRRARRLDPSEAATPCIKAISPSEGWTTGGATVILIGDNFFDGLQVVFGTMLVWSELITPHAIRVQTPPRHIPGVVEVTLSYKSKQFCKGAPGRFVYTALNEPTIDYGFQRLQKVIPRHPGDPERLPKEVLLKRAADLVEALYGMPHNNQEIILKRAADIAEALYSVPRNHNQIPSLGNTTSHGMMGVNSFSGQLAVNVSETTQVGYSRNTSSVSPRGYVPSSTPQQSNYGNTVSSSMNGYGNSGMPNIGVATSPGFLNGSTATSPYGMVPSSPTMAVSNCNSSHGVFSFSAAVKQKSAFAPVVRPPASPPPPPNCAANNGNGLQAMSGLVVPPM from the exons ATGTTCGGGATCCAGGACAACCTGCCCCGCGGGGCCACCACCAACATGAAGGAGGAGCCGCTGGCCGTGCGCTCCTGGATGCACTCGGCCGGCGTGGTGGACGCCAACACGGCCGCGCAGAG cggGGTGGGGCTGGCCCGCGCTCACTTCGAGAAGCAGCCTCCGTCCAACCTGAGGAAGTCCAACTTCTTCCACTTCGTGCTGGCGCTGTACGACCGGCAGGGCCAGCCGGTGGAGATCGAACGCACCGCGTACGTCGACTTCgtggagaaggagaag GAGCCGACCGGAGAGAAAACCAACAATGGGATTCATTacaagctgcagctgctgtacagtAACG GAGTGAGAACGGAGCAAGACCTGTACGTCCGCCTCATCGACTCCATGACCAAACAG GCCATCATCTACGAGGGTCAGGACAAGAACCCAGAGATGTGCCGAGTCCTGCTCACTCACGAGATCATGTGCAG CCGCTGCTGTGACAAGAAGAGTTGTGGAAACCGGAACGAGACGCCGTCGGACCCCGTCATCATCGACAG ATTCTTCTTAAAGTTCTTCCTGAAGTGTAACCAGAACTGTCTGAAAAACGCAGGAAACCCACGAGACATGCGGCGGTTtcag GTGGTGGTGTCGACCACGGTGAACGTGGACGGCCACGTTCTCGCCGTCTCCGACAACATGTTCGTACACAACAACTccaaacatggccgccgtgcCCGAAGACTGGACCCCTCTGAGG cAGCTACCCCCTGTATTAAAGCCATCAGTCCAAGTGAAGGCTGGACGACAGGTGGAGCCACCGTCATCCTCATCGGAGACAACTTCTTCGATGGACTGCAGGTGGTGTTTGGCACCATGTTGGTGTGGAGcgag CTCATCACTCCTCACGCGATCCGGGTGCAGACGCCTCCTCGGCACATTCCCGGGGTGGTGGAGGTCACGCTGTCCTACAAGTCCAAGCAGTTCTGTAAAGGAGCGCCGGGACGCTTCGTCTACACAG CTTTAAACGAGCCCACCATCGATTACGGCTTCCAGAGGTTACAGAAGGTCATCCCCCGTCATCCCGGAGACCCCGAGAGGCTGCCCAAG GAGGTGCTGTTGAAGCGAGCGGCTGACCTGGTGGAGGCGCTGTACGGGATGCCTCATAACAACCAG GAGATCATCCTGAAGCGAGCGGCCGACATCGCTGAGGCGCTTTACAGCGTTCCCAGGAACCACAATCAGATCCCGTCGCTAGGCAACACCACCTCCCACGGCATGATGGGAGTCAACTCGTTCAGCGGACAGCTGGCTGTCAACGTGTCCGAGACCACGCAAG TCGGTTACAGCCGGAACACCAGCAGCGTGTCGCCGCGGGGATACGTACCGAGCTCCACCCCCCAGCAGAGCAACTACGGCAACaccgtcagcagcagcatgaacgGATACGGGAACAGCGGCATGCCCAACATCGGCGTGGCAACGTCACCGGGCTTCCTCAACGGCTCCACGGCAACCTCCCCCTACGGCA tggtGCCCTCCAGTCCCACCATGGCCGTGTCCAACTGCAACTCCTCCCACGGAGTCTTCTCCTTCTCCGCCGCCGTCAAACAGAAGAGCGCCTTCGCTCCGGTCGTCAGGCCTCCGgcgtctccgccgccgcctcccaaCTGCGCCGCCAACAACGGCAACGGGCTGCAGG CCATGTCCGGCCTCGTCGTCCCTCCAATGTAG